Proteins from a genomic interval of Pseudomonas versuta:
- the purU gene encoding formyltetrahydrofolate deformylase translates to MRTFRLVIACPDGVGIVAKVSNFLASHNGWITEASHHSDDQSGWFFMRHEIRADSLPFGLEAFREAFAPIAEEFSMVWRITDTAQKKRVVLMASRESHCLADLLHRWHSDELDCDISCVISNHNDLRSMVEWHGIPFYHVPVDPKDKEPAFAEVSRLVKHHDAEVVVLARYMQILPPDLCREYAGQVINIHHSFLPSFVGAKPYHQASLRGVKLIGATCHYVTEELDAGPIIEQDVVRVSHSDSIEDMVRFGRDVEKMVLARGLRYHLEDRVLVHGNKTVVF, encoded by the coding sequence ATGCGCACTTTTCGGTTGGTGATCGCCTGCCCCGACGGCGTTGGCATTGTTGCCAAGGTCAGTAATTTCCTGGCCTCACACAACGGCTGGATCACTGAAGCGAGCCACCACTCGGATGATCAAAGCGGCTGGTTCTTTATGCGTCACGAGATTCGTGCCGATTCCCTGCCATTTGGACTTGAAGCTTTTCGTGAGGCATTTGCCCCGATCGCCGAAGAGTTTTCAATGGTGTGGCGCATTACCGATACAGCACAAAAAAAGCGCGTGGTATTGATGGCCAGTCGCGAATCCCATTGTCTCGCAGACTTGCTGCACCGCTGGCACAGCGATGAGCTGGACTGTGATATCTCGTGTGTCATTTCCAACCACAATGACTTGCGCAGTATGGTCGAGTGGCACGGCATTCCTTTTTACCATGTGCCGGTTGACCCGAAAGATAAAGAACCCGCGTTCGCCGAAGTCTCGCGTCTGGTCAAACATCATGATGCCGAGGTCGTAGTACTGGCGCGCTACATGCAAATCCTGCCGCCCGATCTGTGCCGCGAATATGCTGGCCAGGTCATCAATATTCACCACAGCTTCCTGCCTTCGTTTGTGGGTGCCAAGCCGTATCACCAGGCTTCCCTGCGTGGTGTAAAGCTGATTGGCGCAACCTGCCACTATGTGACCGAAGAACTGGACGCAGGACCTATCATCGAGCAGGACGTGGTGCGTGTCAGCCACAGCGACAGTATTGAAGACATGGTGCGTTTCGGTCGTGATGTCGAGAAGATGGTGCTGGCCCGTGGCTTGCGCTATCACCTGGAAGATCGGGTGCTGGTGCACGGCAATAAAACCGTAGTGTTCTGA
- a CDS encoding DUF2334 domain-containing protein, translating into MSDRGVALVLHDVAPQTWPDYQPFVEAVDAIGSIPITWLVVPDFHHCNSLAGADALRKMLDARVAKGDELVLHGYFHSDDMPAPRTPKEWFMRRVYTWEGEFYQLSQAQALSRLQRGLEVFERYQWPVRGFVAPAWLMSEGTRQALRQLPLSYTSDTQHLYRLPGFTAIDAPGLVWSAGSAWRRGLSKVVCDLRERHWQNAPLIRLGLHPVDMRHRFSRDYWLETLKRLIDDGRRPITKSAWLDSLAAPASTSPA; encoded by the coding sequence ATGTCTGATCGGGGCGTGGCTCTGGTACTGCATGATGTGGCCCCGCAAACCTGGCCCGACTATCAGCCCTTTGTCGAGGCCGTGGATGCAATCGGCTCCATCCCGATCACCTGGCTGGTGGTTCCGGACTTTCATCATTGCAACTCATTGGCCGGTGCCGACGCCTTGCGCAAAATGCTCGACGCCCGCGTCGCCAAGGGTGACGAACTGGTACTCCACGGTTATTTCCACAGCGACGACATGCCTGCGCCGCGCACCCCAAAAGAGTGGTTCATGCGCAGGGTGTATACCTGGGAGGGCGAGTTTTACCAGCTGTCCCAAGCGCAGGCGCTGAGCAGGCTACAACGTGGTCTTGAGGTTTTTGAGCGCTATCAATGGCCGGTGCGCGGCTTTGTCGCCCCCGCCTGGTTAATGAGCGAAGGTACACGCCAGGCCCTGCGCCAATTGCCCTTGAGTTACACCAGTGATACGCAGCACCTTTACCGCCTGCCCGGGTTTACAGCCATTGATGCGCCGGGGCTGGTCTGGAGTGCTGGCAGTGCATGGCGCCGGGGGCTGTCAAAAGTGGTGTGCGATCTGCGCGAGCGGCATTGGCAAAATGCACCGTTGATACGACTGGGGCTGCATCCTGTCGATATGCGCCATCGCTTTTCCCGCGATTACTGGCTTGAAACCCTCAAGCGCCTGATTGACGACGGCCGCAGGCCCATTACCAAAAGCGCATGGCTCGACTCTTTAGCTGCGCCCGCAAGCACGTCGCCAGCATGA
- a CDS encoding glycosyltransferase family 4 protein, which translates to MHIADITMFYAPASGGVRTYLDAKHRRLSRLPDTRHSLLVPGSNRTEHDGIYQVPSPALPFGGGFRFPIRLAPWCNILQELQPDLIEVGDPYLTAWAALDARRQLDVPVIGFYHSDLPLLVRNRMGKWLTPNVEAYVSRLYRHFDRVLAPSQIMANKLIGLGVDNVFVQPLGVDLQTFSPQHRDPDLRAELQIDPDAHLLIFAGRGSKEKNLPVLLDCMRDLGDAWHLLLVGSQMPTLVPDNVTVIDDFCPATQLARLMASADALVHAGDQETFGLVILEAMASGIPVVAVDAGAFREIVHDEVGLLCQPNNPKAMANAVRELFANHPAQLGRQARQRAELHYSWDRVVQDLLVHYHALTGTHQAVPAHV; encoded by the coding sequence GTGCATATTGCTGACATCACCATGTTTTATGCACCCGCCAGTGGCGGCGTGCGCACTTATCTGGATGCCAAACACCGACGTCTGAGCCGTTTGCCGGATACCCGTCACAGTCTATTGGTGCCCGGCAGTAACCGGACGGAACACGACGGCATTTACCAGGTCCCCTCTCCAGCCCTGCCGTTTGGTGGCGGCTTTCGTTTCCCGATCCGCCTGGCGCCCTGGTGCAATATTTTGCAAGAACTGCAACCGGACCTGATCGAAGTCGGCGACCCCTACCTCACTGCCTGGGCCGCACTCGATGCCCGACGCCAACTTGATGTTCCGGTCATAGGCTTTTATCACTCCGATCTGCCACTGCTGGTGCGCAACCGTATGGGTAAATGGCTGACACCCAATGTAGAAGCGTATGTCAGCCGGCTGTACCGGCATTTCGACCGGGTTCTGGCCCCGAGCCAGATCATGGCGAACAAACTCATTGGCCTGGGCGTGGACAATGTATTCGTACAACCCCTGGGCGTTGATTTACAGACCTTCAGCCCTCAGCATCGCGACCCCGATCTGCGCGCAGAACTGCAGATAGATCCTGACGCCCATCTACTGATTTTTGCCGGGCGCGGTTCTAAAGAAAAAAACCTCCCCGTTCTGCTCGACTGCATGCGCGATTTGGGTGATGCCTGGCACCTGTTGCTGGTGGGCTCACAAATGCCAACACTGGTACCGGATAACGTCACCGTCATCGACGACTTTTGCCCGGCGACTCAGCTGGCCCGCCTCATGGCCAGTGCCGATGCGCTGGTGCATGCCGGTGATCAGGAAACCTTTGGCCTGGTCATTCTCGAAGCCATGGCCAGCGGTATTCCGGTGGTGGCCGTGGACGCCGGGGCGTTCAGGGAAATCGTGCACGATGAAGTGGGCCTGCTGTGCCAACCGAACAACCCTAAGGCGATGGCCAACGCCGTACGTGAGCTGTTTGCCAATCACCCGGCCCAACTGGGGCGTCAGGCACGTCAACGAGCCGAACTGCACTACTCATGGGATCGCGTCGTACAGGACTTGCTGGTTCATTATCACGCCTTGACCGGCACCCACCAGGCGGTGCCTGCCCATGTCTGA